The Anopheles moucheti chromosome 3, idAnoMoucSN_F20_07, whole genome shotgun sequence genome contains the following window.
TATTTGTTTGCCCCAGTAAAATTGAATCCTATTCTGCTGCTTCATAAACCCCGTGTTACGAATAATCGCAAGAAGAAATATCGTTCCTTCGACAATGGCGGATGATCATTCGGATAGTTCACTTACATCGATCGATGATGAGCGGACGGACAATACGGAAAATCTATGCGAAAACCCAACCCGAGACATCCTGACCGAGGGCTTCTTTCGCCTCTTCAAACCGGTTATCGACGATCTGGAAAACAATATTCGTGGTGCAAGCAAAACGCAGAGCGAGCTACGTCAGCAG
Protein-coding sequences here:
- the LOC128305287 gene encoding SNAPIN protein homolog, with translation MADDHSDSSLTSIDDERTDNTENLCENPTRDILTEGFFRLFKPVIDDLENNIRGASKTQSELRQQLEELSGEMKNLNFENDPVLHEYFKRMVRVKQKVVVIMNILQGAQERLVMLCQQQELQAPIVPSS